Proteins from a single region of Flavobacterium sp. YJ01:
- a CDS encoding SRPBCC family protein codes for MNLESPKVTVQKSAQDLFDQLTDVKNFEKLMPDNIAKFEVTGEDAFIFGLKGMPEIKLKMKEKTAPNKIVLGAASDKLPFTLTSNIDSVSDSESAVQLFFEGEFNAMMAMMVKGPISKFIETLANNMNKL; via the coding sequence ATGAACTTAGAAAGTCCAAAAGTTACTGTTCAGAAATCAGCTCAAGATTTATTTGATCAATTGACTGATGTTAAGAATTTTGAAAAATTAATGCCGGATAACATCGCTAAATTTGAAGTGACTGGCGAAGACGCTTTTATTTTTGGATTGAAAGGAATGCCGGAAATCAAATTAAAAATGAAAGAAAAAACAGCTCCAAACAAAATCGTTTTGGGCGCTGCAAGTGATAAACTTCCGTTTACATTGACTTCAAACATTGATAGTGTTTCCGATTCAGAAAGTGCGGTTCAATTGTTTTTTGAAGGAGAATTCAACGCTATGATGGCGATGATGGTTAAAGGTCCGATTAGTAAGTTTATTGAAACTTTAGCAAACAATATGAACAAGTTATAA
- a CDS encoding biotin--[acetyl-CoA-carboxylase] ligase — translation MKLIKLDAIDSTNDFLKSLASQDELANFTVVTAENQTKGKGQVGGVWKSEAGKNLTMSVLVKDFLFSNGEVFNLSVLVSLAVAEVLKSLNIPEICVKWPNDILSYNKKLVGILIENTLKSDGRIVSVVGIGINVNQTDFSELPTASSISVISGKTFDKEKLAILIVEKLKEKIQLWKTSSEKFWNDYLNFLFKKGIPTAFRDNNNQDFMGIIQGVSSIGKLQVLLEDDSVAEFEIKEVKMLY, via the coding sequence CTGGCGAATTTTACAGTTGTAACTGCTGAAAATCAGACAAAAGGCAAGGGGCAAGTAGGAGGAGTATGGAAGTCTGAAGCGGGTAAAAACCTAACTATGAGTGTTTTGGTAAAGGATTTTCTATTTTCTAATGGAGAAGTTTTCAATTTAAGCGTTTTGGTTTCATTAGCTGTTGCAGAGGTTTTAAAATCGTTAAATATTCCTGAGATATGTGTAAAATGGCCAAACGACATTCTGTCATATAATAAGAAGTTGGTTGGCATATTAATTGAAAACACCTTAAAAAGCGATGGCAGAATAGTGTCAGTTGTTGGAATTGGAATTAATGTTAACCAAACCGATTTTAGCGAATTACCGACAGCTTCTTCTATTTCTGTAATTTCAGGGAAAACTTTTGATAAAGAGAAATTAGCTATTTTAATAGTTGAAAAATTAAAAGAGAAAATTCAGTTATGGAAAACTTCATCTGAGAAGTTTTGGAATGATTATTTAAATTTTTTGTTTAAAAAGGGAATTCCAACCGCCTTTAGAGATAATAATAATCAAGATTTCATGGGAATCATCCAAGGTGTTTCTTCAATAGGTAAACTTCAAGTTTTGTTAGAAGATGATTCTGTGGCAGAATTTGAGATTAAAGAGGTTAAGATGCTTTATTGA